DNA sequence from the Spirochaetaceae bacterium genome:
CGGAATTGTGCCATTGCCACCACAGGGGAGCGTAGTGGCCGTCCGGGGAGGTGAACTTGTTGGACGGCAGGTAGCCCTTGCTCTCGTTGGTGCGGCGCAGGAACCAGACGGCAATGTCATAGTCGTTGGTGCCCAGCCGCTCGCCCACCAGGTCGATGCTGTACGAGCGCGGGTCCACCTTCACGCCCACATCCTGCCAATACTCGGCCACCAGCTCCCCGATCGCCACGTGGATCGGCCATTCCAGCGGAATCAGAATCTGGGCGTGCAGCACTTCGCCGTCGGGCCGCAGGCGGAACCCGTCGCCGCCGCGCTCCAGGCCCATTTCGTCAAGCAGCCGGTTGGCGGTATCGGGATCGTACTCCGCGTGGCGGGTCGCCCACTCCTCCTTGTAGAAGGAGTTCTCCGGATCCATCGCCGCCTGCCGCGGGACCGCGAGCCCGAAGAACAGCACCTTGTTGATCTCCTCGCGGTTGATGGCCAGCGACATCGCCTGCCGGAAGCGCACGTCCTGGAATACCTCGCGCTGCGCCGGATCCTGGTGCGTGAGGTTGAACGCGTAGAAGCTCTCGGCGCCGGCGGCACGCGGCCACATCAGCGTCTGGTAGCCTCCCGACTCCTCGTTTTCCTTGAACAGCGGGAAGTCCGGAGTCGCCAGTCCGAGGGCGGCAATCGACAGCTCGCCGGCGATTATCTTCAGGTTGAGGGTCTCGGAGTCGGCCACCGTCTCCACCCGCAGGCGGTCGATATAGGGGAGCTGGTTGCCGGCCGGGTCGATGGCGAAGTGATACGGATTGCGCACGTGGAGGACGTAGGTGGTGGTGATCTCCTCGTGGTTCCACGGCTTGGTGCTCGGCGTGTCGAGATCCTGGACCCGGAAGTCGCCGCCGCTGCTTTGTTTCTGCCACACTGCCTGCACCCAGTTTTCGAAGCCTTCCTCCTTGGCCAGGGCGTCGGCGTTCTCATTGTACTTGGCGTGGTACTTGGAGAGGTGGTGCTTGGGATAGGAGTGCGGATGCCAGCCGCCCCAGAACTCGTACCAGCCCGGCAGGGTCGGAAACGGGTCGGAGTAGTGCAGCCGCACCGTGTAGTCGTCCACCTTCTCGGCGTGCGTCATCGGCCCCCAGCCGCTGCGATGCCAGCCGGACGGGAACTCGTCGATCAGCAGGAAGTCCTCGAACGAGAACATCACGTCGTCCGCGGTGTAGGGGTGGCCGTCGGACCACTTCATGCCGCGCCGCATGTACAGGGTGACGGTCTTCTGGTCGTCCGACATCTCCCATCCCTTGTGGATGTAGGGCACGATGTCGATCGGCTTGCCCGGACCGCGGTTGGCGGTCTGCACGGCGCCGACCAGCCCGCGAATCGGCGTCACCTCGGTGTACTCGGTACCGATCGAGGCCGTCTTGAGCGTCCCGCCGTAGGTGCCGATGCCTTCGAACACGTTGTACACCAGCGGCTCCTCGGGAAGCCGTTCCTCGACCGGAGGCAGATCTCCGGCCGCCACCATCGCCGCCAGCATCGGCGCCTCGCCGAACTGGGTTATGGTGTTGCCGGTGTCCCGCTCGTAATCCTGCAGGGTGTCCCACTGCCACACGTCACCGTACTCGGCCATCATCTCGGCCGCCGGGGCGGACATCTGTACGTCGCCTTCACCCTCCCCGCCGGCGAACGCGGCAGCCGCCGCCAAGCCGGCGATCAGGGCGGCCGGTACGAACCGCCGTATCACTTTCATCTACTTCCTCCTTGTTGGGAAACGTCGCGCCAACCTATCG
Encoded proteins:
- a CDS encoding ABC transporter substrate-binding protein, with product MKVIRRFVPAALIAGLAAAAAFAGGEGEGDVQMSAPAAEMMAEYGDVWQWDTLQDYERDTGNTITQFGEAPMLAAMVAAGDLPPVEERLPEEPLVYNVFEGIGTYGGTLKTASIGTEYTEVTPIRGLVGAVQTANRGPGKPIDIVPYIHKGWEMSDDQKTVTLYMRRGMKWSDGHPYTADDVMFSFEDFLLIDEFPSGWHRSGWGPMTHAEKVDDYTVRLHYSDPFPTLPGWYEFWGGWHPHSYPKHHLSKYHAKYNENADALAKEEGFENWVQAVWQKQSSGGDFRVQDLDTPSTKPWNHEEITTTYVLHVRNPYHFAIDPAGNQLPYIDRLRVETVADSETLNLKIIAGELSIAALGLATPDFPLFKENEESGGYQTLMWPRAAGAESFYAFNLTHQDPAQREVFQDVRFRQAMSLAINREEINKVLFFGLAVPRQAAMDPENSFYKEEWATRHAEYDPDTANRLLDEMGLERGGDGFRLRPDGEVLHAQILIPLEWPIHVAIGELVAEYWQDVGVKVDPRSYSIDLVGERLGTNDYDIAVWFLRRTNESKGYLPSNKFTSPDGHYAPLWWQWHNSGGESGEEPPPEFQDFFKLAGQWYITADKAERDRIATQLFDFASEQVLLIGTVGYAPIPVVVGNEMGNVPRDVRYIGDDVQFLRDVKPDQWYIKSQ